Below is a genomic region from Microbacterium sp. KUDC0406.
CACCTTCGCGCGCGTCTTCGGCGCCGCGACCGGGACGACACCGCTGAAGTGGCTGAACTCAGCCCGGATCGACAGAGCCCGCGAGCTGCTCGAGACCAGCGACCTCCCCGTCGACCAGCTGGCACCCCTGTGCGGGCTCGGCACGCCGACGAACCTGCGCATTCACTTCCGGCGCGTCACCGGTACGACACCCAGCGCATACCGGCGCACCTTCCGGGCCGATGAGTAGGCCCGGGCAGACAGTGCGGATGCTCCGAGAAAAGCCGGAAGCAGCGCTTGCAGGATTCGTAGCTCTGTTCTAGACTGGATGCATGGTGCAGGTGTCGAGTCTCGAAGAGAAGGATGCTCTTCTCGATGCCTGGGTGGAGTGTCGGCGGGAGATCGATCGGATGGAGGCGCGGGCGGCCGAGCTGCTCGCTGCCCGTGAGGTGCTGTTCGACGCGGATGTCGCGGAGCATCAGCTGGCGCGTGAGTCGATCCGCCGGTCGATGATCGCGGAGTTCTCCGCGACCGGGCGCCTGGCCAGGGGGACGATGGAGTCCGCGTTCGCGACGGCGCGGGCGCTGACCGATCATCCCGCGGTGCTGGATGCGCTCCAGGAGGGGCGGATCACGGTCGCGCACGCCCGGCAGATCACACGGGTGGCCGCGGCGATCGATGAGGCCGTCGTCAATGGCACGGTCGACCCTGCCGTGACCGTCCTGTTCGACACGGCGGTGCTGGCGTTCGCGGAGCAGGACTCCCCGGCACGCACCGGGGCCCACGCCCGTCAGGTCGTGACCGCGCTTCTGGGAGAGACGATGCGTGAACGGCACCAGCGCACGCGGTCGGAGCGGTGCGTGCAGATCGTGTCGATCGAGGACGGCCTGGCCCGGCTGACCGCCGTGCTTCCGGAGCACCTCGCCTTCGCGATCCGTGACCGGCTCGACCAGCTCGTCCGCGAGGTCGTGCGCGCCGAGAAGGCCGAACAAGCCGAGCGCGCACAGATCGAACGCGAGGAGCACGAGCGGGCCGCGCGCGAGCGGGCAGAGCACGAGCGGGCGCAGACCGAGCGCGAGCGGGCAGAGCACGAGCGGGCGCAGACCGAGCGCGAGCGGGCAGCGCGCGAGCGGGCCGAAGCGGAGGATGCGATGGCGGGCACGGCCGCGGATGCCGGCGACGCAGAGGGGCACGTGGTCGGCGCTGACCAGGCGGCCGGCGAGGACGCCGACGACGCCGAGACGGCCGGCGAGGCCGCGTTCGCGGACGAGGACCCGCAGGGCGGGATGTGGGCGGGCCGGATGCCGGATGACCCCGACTCGGTCGAGGAGTTCCTCACCCGCATCGAGGCCTACCTCGCCGCAGGAGATGACCACCTCAACGACA
It encodes:
- a CDS encoding HNH endonuclease signature motif containing protein; the encoded protein is MVQVSSLEEKDALLDAWVECRREIDRMEARAAELLAAREVLFDADVAEHQLARESIRRSMIAEFSATGRLARGTMESAFATARALTDHPAVLDALQEGRITVAHARQITRVAAAIDEAVVNGTVDPAVTVLFDTAVLAFAEQDSPARTGAHARQVVTALLGETMRERHQRTRSERCVQIVSIEDGLARLTAVLPEHLAFAIRDRLDQLVREVVRAEKAEQAERAQIEREEHERAARERAEHERAQTERERAEHERAQTERERAARERAEAEDAMAGTAADAGDAEGHVVGADQAAGEDADDAETAGEAAFADEDPQGGMWAGRMPDDPDSVEEFLTRIEAYLAAGDDHLNDNHQYDDGPFEGATGRPFFGHPDDEWFPSDAEPAADFDARMDAFLADLNRTDDRNRTRAGERTLDQIRADLFTDLLLGSDPTALSGTGLDGITARIQVTVAATTLAGADNQMAQIDGIGPVHPDIARELAGRSSGWARLFLDPTGMVTETDAYSPTDGMRRFLRARDQHCRFPGCRRTVASCELDHNHDYALGGPTAIGNLAHFCPAHHQLKHPSVPDQFRWTARIDPDGGLVWTAPNGRHYTDTAPRRIMFV